GGCTACTGGTACTCGAATAGGGACCACTGAACTGGTATGCACCGATAGTAACAGCTATTATTTCACCTCCCTCCCCCTAAACACTGAATAGAACGTTCTTGAAATCACAGTCCCCTTCGTCCCTTATTCACCTGTGCCAATTAACACGGGAGGAACATAGCCTTTAATCACTCAATACGCCCCCCGCCTTGCCAGCACTACGCTCACGGTGCGCAGGAGGAGCGTCAGGTCGAGCCACAGGGACCAGTTGCGGACGTACCAGGATTCGAGATACAGGCGGCCGTCGAAATCGACGTCGTTGCGGCCGCTGACCTGCCACAGTCCGGTGAGGCCGGGGCGGGCCAGCAGGATGGTGGGAATATAACGACGGGTTCATAACAGGCCGTTGTCCCTCAGGTCCGTGAGGGCATTGCTAATCTCGCCTTCCGTCAGGTGCGGCTTCAGAGCGGTGACTCTGGCAATAACTTCTACCCGAGGCACGTTGTTGTGCTCTTGGGCCAGCTCGCTATACACAAAATGTGTAGTAGCAAGGCATTCCAGTTCTCTGACCGGGCGATGACCTAGCAGGCGCACCAGCCGCCCCACCTCGCGGCACACGTCCTCATCGGCGAAACGCATCACCTCATCAATGCGTGAGCCGGGGGCGATGCTGTAACCGAAACCCGAAGGGTTGGCTTCAATAGTCATCGCCCCGACGTCTTCCAGGTAGGTAAGATCCGCCCACACATCCTGGCAGTATGGTCCGAAGTAGTGGATTTTGTATCTGTATCCTAAATCAATACCCAGTGCACTTTGCAGAAGATAGATCACCTTTTGTATCAGGGTGTGCCCGACACCGTGACCTTCTTCCTCGCCAAGTCTTGTAATATGTGCTAAGGCGGCCAACCGCATCAACCTTTGGCTCATTACCGTGACCTCCTTCGTGATTCTCTTTCACGCCAAAAGCATTCGGCAAATTCCTGCACATCGGACCTAATAGTCGGTTCCGCATAGATACGGCACTTTTCGATTTTGCTCAGACGGCGAACGACGGCGGATTTCGATTTGAGCGGCTCGTAACGGCCGCGGTCTAAGACAAATATGAGAGGGCGTTCATATGAATACGGGCGGCATACTCCTCCCGTGCCGTGCCAACCGCGATTTGAGCCACTATGCCGCTCGTGCCCTTGCCGTGGTGTTTGTCTATGATTTTGCTGATTTCCGTCTCGGTAATAAGTCGGTAGGTCACATCCTCGTGTCTTATCTTGCTGCCACTCTTGCTACGTCCCAAGAGGTCCTCGGCGGCGTGTGAAAACGGTGGATGACCCAGGTCGTGCAGCAGGGCGGCCAGGCGTGCCAGAGTTCGGTAACGGTTAATATCTTCTCCCCGCCATCCCAGAGTCTCGCCATGCCGCGCCACCAGGCCGCTTAGCATCTTATCGATTACAAAGAGCGTACCGAGAGAGTGCTCAAATCGAGTATGCATCGCGCTGGGGTACACCAGGAAAGTCGTACCCAGTTGATTAATGTTTCTCAGCCGTTGAAAGTAACGGGTACCGATAATCTCCTGTTCACAGTCATCTACGCTAATAAAACCGTGGATCGGGTCACGGTAATCCCGCAACATTGTTCCTAGTACGCCCCCTTCCGCCCTAGGACAACGGTCACGGTACGCAGGAGGAGCGTCAGGTCGAGCCACAGGGACCAGTTGCGGACGTACCAGGATTCGAGGTACAGGCGGCCGTCGAAGTCGACGTCGTTGCGGCCGCTGACCTGCCATAATCCGGTGAGGCCGGGACGGGCCAGCAGGATGGTCGCGGCGTGGTCGCCGAGGCGCTCCCGCTCCCGGGGCAGATACGGCCGCGGGCCGGCGAGGCTCATGTCGCCCATCAGGACGTTTATTAACTGGGGCAGCTCGTCCAGGCTGAAGCGGCGCAGGAACCGGCCGGCGCGGGTCACCCGGGGGTCGCGGCCCCGGAGCTTGGCGTACCGCTCCCACTCCTCACGGGCGGCGGGATCGGCCGCCAGGTAGTCCCGCAGGATGGTGTCGTTGTTAAGGTACATCGTGCGGAACTTCCAGCAGTCGAACTCGCGGCCCCTACGGCCGAGGCGCTTGCACCGGTAAAAGACGGGGCCGGGGGAATCAAGCTTGATGGCCAGGCCGATGACGGCGAAGAGCGGCAGGCACAGGGCCAGGGCGGCGCCGCCGGCCAGGATGTCGAGAACGCGCTTGAGGGCGGCGTTGAGCGGGTTGGCCAGGTTGTTGCGCACCCGCAGGACGAGGGCCTGCTCGTTGAAGAAGTAGTCGGCCTCGACGCCGACGACGGGGATGCCGAAGAGGTCGGGCACGACCAGCACCTTTTCGGCGGACTGTTGGAGGCGGTTGACCAGGCTGACCAGCTTCGGCCCCGGCAGGCCCGGGGCGGCGACGACCAGAGTGCGGACGCCGGTCCCGGCCATGACGCGCTCGGCGTCGGCGAACCCGCCGAGGACGCGCGCCGGGCGGCCGAAGGGGCCGCTGAAGGTCCGGCGGCGCTTGGCCGGGTCGTCGTCCAGGAAGCCGACCACCTGGTAGCCCAGGAAGGGCTCGCGGGCGACGGCG
This window of the Thermoanaerobacterales bacterium genome carries:
- a CDS encoding sugar transferase — encoded protein: MARPGLTGLWQVSGRNDVDFDGRLYLESWYVRNWSLWLDLTLLLRTVSVVLARRGAY
- a CDS encoding HD domain-containing protein, translated to MLRDYRDPIHGFISVDDCEQEIIGTRYFQRLRNINQLGTTFLVYPSAMHTRFEHSLGTLFVIDKMLSGLVARHGETLGWRGEDINRYRTLARLAALLHDLGHPPFSHAAEDLLGRSKSGSKIRHEDVTYRLITETEISKIIDKHHGKGTSGIVAQIAVGTAREEYAARIHMNALSYLS
- the wbaP gene encoding undecaprenyl-phosphate galactose phosphotransferase WbaP, which translates into the protein MNLPPVAQPAAIDPRAVDDMPLPCAAFAPLAAVRRYARRLAEGTALAGLDLLALGAAAGLAVAVRVAVLPRWFDAFPPRLPAEIFTQTWWIGLVFVAAFAWQGLYTRRLPFWREFENTVKACTLGFLVVMAVVSLGKMSGQVSRTLLTLVWLFALAAVPAARYAGKNLLARAGLWRRRVLILGAGRTGEMVADAVAREPFLGYQVVGFLDDDPAKRRRTFSGPFGRPARVLGGFADAERVMAGTGVRTLVVAAPGLPGPKLVSLVNRLQQSAEKVLVVPDLFGIPVVGVEADYFFNEQALVLRVRNNLANPLNAALKRVLDILAGGAALALCLPLFAVIGLAIKLDSPGPVFYRCKRLGRRGREFDCWKFRTMYLNNDTILRDYLAADPAAREEWERYAKLRGRDPRVTRAGRFLRRFSLDELPQLINVLMGDMSLAGPRPYLPRERERLGDHAATILLARPGLTGLWQVSGRNDVDFDGRLYLESWYVRNWSLWLDLTLLLRTVTVVLGRKGAY